In the Candidatus Electrothrix sp. GW3-4 genome, one interval contains:
- a CDS encoding GGDEF domain-containing protein: MSAKKKPSIKSFKRQLLRTYLFISIQFTVTIFLGLSALVGISYLSREHLNQIGPLVTTSNQLLKGVNDSMLLLDEWMLTGPKKNKQNKQKREKIWATVIYPTARQLHMQLKGPEGRDNSLLLDLQHLQTEQWITEDLTHTQGNDQALNLYLMTIRDIERKIFSVITQIMHLLSSGHGPSHVHLTLFRQAADIRGFFSISSTGLLQFILTGSEENEEDFRKNLATAKNSLQGLTNAQGLSYEETELTNTLVKLFFQYTYQTDKAIQLRSSPQWNLAIYNYINTLEPIQNKVTSELNLIVENRTEMLQQSSNRLMGLGHIILLLAAFLIASTAFLLILRARRDIRLAGELEESIQQHTNQLEEISRTDQLTGLYNRRAMLSLLNQELNNIIMNNQTLSFVYFDVDNFKHINDSQGHVIGDQILRKVADALRASMRKSDFPCRYGGDEFCIILPGCDSANARKICDQLITLFRKEVPGVSLSIGITEVHSSEPMETEQLIKLTDQKMYLGKKKDGFQINF; encoded by the coding sequence ATGAGTGCAAAAAAGAAACCGAGCATAAAATCCTTTAAAAGGCAATTGCTGCGGACCTACCTCTTTATCTCCATCCAATTCACTGTTACCATTTTTCTCGGGCTTTCCGCCTTGGTCGGCATAAGCTATCTGTCCAGAGAACATCTGAACCAGATAGGCCCCCTTGTTACCACCAGCAACCAATTACTCAAAGGAGTCAATGACTCCATGCTCCTTTTGGATGAGTGGATGCTCACCGGACCAAAAAAAAATAAACAAAATAAACAAAAACGGGAAAAAATCTGGGCTACGGTTATCTACCCCACAGCCCGGCAGCTGCATATGCAACTTAAAGGTCCTGAAGGGAGGGACAATTCTCTCCTGCTGGACCTGCAACATCTCCAGACGGAACAGTGGATTACCGAGGATTTGACCCATACCCAAGGAAACGATCAGGCCCTTAACCTCTACCTGATGACGATTCGTGATATTGAACGAAAAATATTCTCGGTCATCACCCAGATCATGCACTTGCTCTCTTCCGGGCATGGACCATCCCACGTGCATCTAACGCTCTTCAGACAGGCAGCTGATATCCGTGGTTTCTTCTCTATTTCCAGCACCGGCCTCCTCCAGTTTATCCTCACCGGCTCAGAAGAGAACGAAGAGGATTTCAGGAAAAACCTTGCCACCGCCAAGAACAGCCTGCAAGGCCTCACCAACGCCCAAGGCCTTTCTTATGAAGAAACCGAGCTGACCAATACCTTGGTGAAACTCTTTTTCCAGTATACCTATCAGACAGACAAGGCCATACAACTGCGTTCTTCCCCGCAATGGAACCTGGCCATATACAACTATATCAATACACTTGAACCGATCCAGAACAAGGTAACCAGCGAACTCAACCTGATTGTGGAAAACAGGACAGAGATGCTCCAGCAATCCTCAAACAGGCTCATGGGCCTGGGTCATATCATCCTCCTCCTTGCCGCATTTCTCATAGCGTCGACAGCCTTCCTGCTCATCCTCCGTGCCCGTAGAGATATCCGCTTGGCCGGAGAGCTTGAAGAAAGCATCCAGCAGCATACCAACCAACTGGAAGAGATCTCCAGGACAGATCAGCTCACCGGCCTGTACAACCGGCGGGCAATGCTCTCCTTGCTCAATCAGGAACTCAACAATATTATCATGAACAACCAGACTCTGTCCTTTGTCTATTTTGATGTGGATAACTTTAAACATATCAATGACAGCCAGGGACATGTCATCGGCGATCAAATTCTCCGTAAGGTCGCCGATGCCCTCAGGGCCAGTATGCGGAAGTCGGATTTCCCCTGCCGATACGGCGGCGACGAGTTTTGCATCATTCTTCCGGGATGTGACAGCGCAAACGCCAGAAAGATCTGTGATCAACTGATTACCCTCTTCCGTAAGGAAGTACCTGGGGTTTCCCTGAGCATTGGTATCACCGAGGTGCATTCCTCAGAGCCTATGGAGACAGAGCAGCTTATTAAACTGACTGATCAAAAAATGTATCTGGGAAAAAAGAAAGATGGGTTTCAGATTAATTTCTAA
- a CDS encoding twin-arginine translocation signal domain-containing protein, producing the protein MKNEIRGTQEQSLSRRQVLKGTSALAAGVALTSLAGLVKPAAATGGKTEKWPWPYLKLDPAETAEIAYKEWDRVFCGAAVINSVFSQLREKIGEPYTSFPSDAFVFLEGGQVGWGTICGSLAGASIVANVILGPRIDDSILGPRIDDSIVGHQIAEDIMQWYTTAELPLYQPKVPKIKTKLPATISHSPLCHLSVGRWMKTANKSLGSPERKDRCARVAASTAYKLVELLNQWKAGEYASESEFSCGKTFGIPGPKNCTNCHREKIPVAPKMPTKAQGGF; encoded by the coding sequence GTGAAAAACGAAATACGGGGAACCCAGGAGCAGAGTCTCTCAAGACGGCAAGTACTGAAGGGAACAAGTGCCTTGGCGGCTGGAGTGGCATTAACCTCTTTGGCTGGTTTGGTGAAACCGGCAGCTGCAACGGGCGGGAAAACAGAAAAATGGCCCTGGCCTTACCTCAAACTTGATCCGGCAGAGACCGCAGAGATTGCCTACAAAGAGTGGGATAGGGTTTTCTGTGGGGCAGCGGTCATCAATAGTGTGTTCAGTCAGCTTCGGGAAAAAATCGGCGAGCCCTATACTTCCTTTCCTTCTGATGCCTTTGTTTTTCTTGAGGGCGGTCAAGTTGGTTGGGGGACCATCTGCGGCTCTCTGGCCGGTGCGAGTATTGTCGCCAATGTGATTCTTGGTCCCCGTATCGACGATTCCATTCTTGGTCCCCGTATCGACGATTCCATTGTTGGTCATCAGATTGCTGAAGATATTATGCAGTGGTACACAACAGCGGAGCTGCCTCTTTACCAACCCAAAGTCCCCAAGATAAAAACGAAGCTTCCTGCCACGATCAGTCATTCTCCGCTCTGCCATCTCTCTGTTGGCAGATGGATGAAAACCGCGAACAAGTCACTTGGTAGCCCGGAGAGAAAAGATCGCTGTGCGCGGGTTGCTGCCAGTACCGCCTATAAACTGGTTGAGTTACTCAATCAGTGGAAGGCCGGAGAGTATGCGTCGGAAAGTGAATTCAGCTGTGGCAAGACATTCGGAATCCCTGGTCCGAAGAACTGTACCAATTGCCACAGGGAGAAGATTCCTGTTGCACCTAAGATGCCTACAAAAGCACAAGGTGGATTTTGA
- a CDS encoding DUF5666 domain-containing protein has protein sequence MNTCTQSFRHFASENLLAGTLFALTALLISLFCAGSALASGDERYERSREEIKIYGVIDSMPSSGFTGKWVVGGRDVEVTDRTRIKEKYGRAEVGRSVEVEGYRDGNVLIAYEIEVERSRDDRSDRRGEESKMYGTVESLPQSGLNGVWRINGRDVTVDRNTRIKEKHGRVAVGVYVEVEGRSSGNTFIASEIETKNNR, from the coding sequence ATGAACACTTGCACACAATCTTTCCGCCATTTTGCTTCAGAAAACCTGCTTGCAGGTACCTTGTTTGCTTTGACTGCTCTGCTCATCTCTCTGTTCTGTGCAGGCTCAGCTCTGGCCAGTGGTGATGAGAGGTATGAGCGCTCTAGAGAGGAAATTAAGATTTACGGCGTAATCGACAGTATGCCGAGCTCTGGTTTTACAGGAAAGTGGGTTGTTGGCGGTCGTGATGTTGAGGTTACGGACAGGACTCGGATTAAAGAAAAATACGGTCGGGCTGAAGTCGGAAGATCTGTAGAGGTAGAGGGCTATCGGGATGGTAACGTTCTTATTGCCTACGAGATTGAAGTGGAACGGAGCAGGGATGACCGTTCAGATCGACGGGGTGAGGAAAGCAAAATGTATGGTACTGTTGAGTCCCTGCCTCAAAGTGGCCTTAATGGTGTCTGGCGGATCAATGGGCGAGATGTAACTGTTGATCGCAATACAAGGATTAAAGAGAAGCACGGCAGAGTCGCGGTTGGCGTTTATGTCGAGGTGGAAGGACGCTCCTCGGGCAACACGTTTATTGCCTCCGAGATTGAGACAAAAAATAACAGATAG
- a CDS encoding IS1634 family transposase, with the protein MENNTTILPQECSSKLLNHLGLVAGMYDELGLGELIDSLIHQDKEKRVVSVGQAVKAMVLNGLGFANRALYLTPHFFQDKPVDRLIGEGIEAQHLNDTVLGRALEVIYEHNPEELYSQLAARAIGRLGLLARFGHLDSTSFHTDGRYPANGSEEEEGVIRITKGYSRDHRPDLNQIVLQLICERQAGIPLLMKPLSGNSSDKTDFRETVQAHIDQMKNDFSLEYLVADSALYTAQTLKELSMILWISRVPETLNLSQEIIHEVASNLMQDPEKAASRSLGVVYGDVRQRWLVVYSPEAYQRGRKTVNKKCLKLSTNESKQFDKLCKQDFACEADALKALSRFEKKLKILSIHDARVVALPRHKGKGRPAKGKKPDFYVYRIEGNPASLLQERTRLLERKSCFILATNQLDCEELSDEELLKVYKDQQKVERGFRFLKDPMFMASTLFLKSRKRIMALMMVMTLCLLVYAALEYRIRQALEINNETFPNQKGKPAPNPTARWVFQFFSGIHLLLVGGMQQLVLNLNEHHLRLLKLLGGRYEKLYSGNG; encoded by the coding sequence ATGGAAAACAACACAACGATTTTACCACAGGAATGCTCAAGTAAACTCCTCAATCACTTGGGCCTAGTCGCGGGTATGTATGACGAACTCGGACTTGGGGAGCTGATTGACAGTCTGATTCATCAGGATAAAGAAAAGCGAGTTGTCTCAGTTGGTCAGGCAGTTAAGGCAATGGTTCTTAACGGGTTGGGCTTTGCGAATCGGGCATTGTATCTGACCCCGCATTTTTTCCAGGATAAACCGGTAGATCGACTCATCGGAGAAGGCATTGAGGCCCAGCACCTGAACGATACTGTTTTGGGCCGGGCCTTAGAAGTGATTTACGAGCATAATCCCGAAGAGTTATATTCGCAGCTTGCAGCTAGGGCAATTGGTCGTCTAGGGCTGCTGGCACGTTTTGGTCACTTGGATTCAACGAGTTTTCATACCGACGGTCGCTATCCAGCCAACGGATCAGAAGAGGAAGAAGGTGTTATTCGGATCACAAAAGGCTACAGCCGTGATCATCGTCCGGATCTGAACCAGATCGTGTTGCAGCTCATTTGCGAACGACAGGCTGGCATCCCGCTTCTGATGAAGCCGTTAAGTGGTAACAGTAGCGATAAAACAGATTTTCGGGAAACAGTGCAAGCGCATATTGATCAGATGAAAAACGATTTCAGCCTGGAATATCTGGTTGCGGATAGTGCGCTCTATACAGCGCAAACATTAAAAGAACTGAGCATGATATTGTGGATTTCCCGTGTACCGGAGACATTGAATCTGTCCCAGGAGATCATCCATGAAGTAGCTTCAAATCTGATGCAGGATCCTGAAAAAGCAGCATCTCGCAGTCTCGGGGTAGTTTATGGCGATGTCAGGCAGCGCTGGTTGGTTGTCTATTCGCCTGAAGCATATCAACGGGGACGCAAGACCGTAAACAAAAAATGCCTCAAGCTGAGCACAAATGAATCCAAGCAATTCGATAAATTGTGCAAACAGGATTTTGCCTGCGAGGCCGATGCATTGAAAGCACTGTCCCGTTTTGAAAAAAAGCTGAAAATACTCTCAATTCATGACGCTCGTGTTGTTGCTTTACCTCGCCATAAGGGCAAAGGACGGCCAGCCAAGGGCAAGAAACCGGACTTTTATGTTTACCGCATTGAAGGCAACCCAGCCTCCCTGCTTCAGGAGAGAACCCGATTGTTGGAACGAAAAAGCTGTTTTATTCTTGCAACGAATCAGTTGGACTGCGAAGAATTGTCCGACGAGGAACTCTTGAAAGTGTACAAAGATCAGCAAAAGGTTGAACGGGGTTTTCGTTTCCTCAAAGATCCTATGTTTATGGCTTCAACGCTTTTTTTAAAATCCCGAAAACGTATCATGGCCCTGATGATGGTTATGACGCTTTGCCTCCTGGTGTACGCCGCGTTGGAATATCGCATCAGACAAGCGCTCGAAATAAATAATGAAACATTTCCCAACCAGAAAGGAAAACCTGCCCCTAACCCTACTGCTCGTTGGGTATTTCAGTTTTTTTCAGGAATTCACCTGCTGCTTGTCGGCGGAATGCAACAGCTGGTCCTGAATTTAAATGAACATCATTTGCGTCTGCTGAAGCTGTTGGGTGGGAGATATGAAAAATTATATTCTGGAAATGGATAG
- a CDS encoding HAMP domain-containing sensor histidine kinase, whose protein sequence is MTKPTSTLFTKILSWFFLNMLLVLAVLTLFFAFQPQFRLHELFGQQGSDRLRVAGMLISHDLSQAQPEEWPDILARHSSINGVDFIVIQRNGTILSPTLKTLPKQIMLRSEEALRRRRPGSWRERFAQKSADLNKKCGSQEIKNCPNNFPRKWHGKRPHLFMRTKEPTRYWFGTKLPLFSDPRQPPEFGLLLAYSDSITGNGFFFDPLPWMVVSAAVLLISVLLWIPLVRHITKPIIRMTRAAEEIAKGNFNVSINEPRADEIGRLATTINHMATRLDEFVKGQKRFLGDAAHELGSPVARIQFGLGVLEQRLEGGNQERVQDVMEDVEEMSKLIRELLAFSRADMNSGAIELEQILLLPVVEAAVRREATPTVQIDVQTDPGISALASADLLTRALANLLRNAVKYAGEAGPITVTAQEKDGQVILIVKDSGPGVAKEYLDRLFDPFFRPEPSRDRDSGGVGLGMAIVKTCVAACKGTVSARNREPKGFAVTIILEC, encoded by the coding sequence ATGACCAAACCAACCTCCACCCTCTTTACCAAGATCCTGTCTTGGTTTTTCCTTAATATGCTGCTTGTGCTTGCAGTGTTAACGCTCTTTTTTGCCTTTCAACCCCAGTTTCGCCTGCACGAACTTTTCGGACAGCAGGGCTCGGATCGATTACGGGTTGCAGGGATGCTGATCTCCCATGACCTCAGTCAAGCACAGCCGGAAGAGTGGCCTGATATCCTTGCCCGTCACAGTTCAATTAACGGGGTGGACTTTATCGTTATCCAGAGAAACGGGACTATCCTTTCCCCCACCCTAAAGACTCTCCCCAAACAAATTATGCTCAGATCCGAAGAGGCGTTACGCCGTAGAAGGCCTGGCTCGTGGCGGGAACGTTTTGCCCAAAAAAGTGCGGATTTGAACAAAAAATGCGGCTCCCAGGAGATAAAAAACTGCCCCAATAATTTTCCTCGTAAATGGCACGGTAAGAGACCACACCTGTTCATGCGTACCAAGGAACCGACCCGCTACTGGTTTGGCACCAAACTCCCCTTATTTTCCGATCCCCGGCAGCCTCCCGAGTTTGGCTTGCTGTTGGCCTACTCGGATTCCATCACAGGCAATGGTTTCTTCTTTGACCCCCTGCCCTGGATGGTTGTTTCAGCTGCGGTTCTGTTGATTTCTGTCCTGCTCTGGATTCCACTGGTCCGCCATATTACCAAGCCGATCATCCGGATGACCCGCGCAGCCGAGGAGATCGCCAAGGGCAATTTCAACGTCTCCATCAATGAGCCCCGGGCCGACGAGATCGGGCGACTGGCAACGACCATCAACCATATGGCTACCCGGCTTGATGAGTTTGTCAAAGGACAGAAACGCTTCCTCGGTGATGCGGCTCACGAGCTGGGTTCCCCGGTAGCCCGCATTCAATTCGGGCTCGGTGTCCTGGAACAGCGCCTGGAGGGCGGGAATCAAGAGCGGGTGCAGGATGTGATGGAGGATGTGGAAGAGATGTCCAAACTGATCCGGGAGCTGCTGGCCTTTTCCCGGGCAGACATGAACTCCGGCGCGATTGAGCTGGAGCAGATCCTCCTCCTGCCTGTGGTGGAGGCGGCGGTGCGTCGAGAGGCGACTCCAACGGTGCAGATTGATGTACAGACTGATCCAGGAATTTCCGCCCTTGCCTCGGCAGACCTGCTCACTCGTGCTCTGGCTAATCTGCTGCGCAATGCGGTTAAGTACGCTGGGGAGGCCGGACCGATTACGGTGACAGCCCAGGAAAAGGACGGGCAGGTCATTCTCATAGTCAAGGATTCCGGGCCTGGTGTGGCGAAGGAATACCTTGATCGCCTCTTTGATCCCTTCTTCCGGCCAGAGCCCTCCCGCGATCGGGATTCCGGTGGAGTTGGCCTGGGCATGGCCATTGTCAAGACCTGTGTTGCTGCCTGCAAGGGCACGGTTTCAGCCCGGAACCGGGAGCCCAAGGGATTTGCAGTAACAATTATACTGGAATGTTAA
- a CDS encoding response regulator transcription factor, with translation MKILMIDDDRKLCRLVADYLEPMGYEVEAAHNGAQGLEMSRAGEYHAAILDVMMPEMDGFEVLKQLRQESDIPVLMLSARGDETDRIVGLEMGADDYLPKTFSSRELLARLRAVTRRCQRVEERAKSSSQLTKDKDVLCFAELRIEQGSRTVRLSEETLTLTPVEYDLLTTLANSAGRVLTRDQLLDAVAGRNYEVFDRSVDVHISSLRKKLGENPRTPRFIRTIRSAGYMFQLPDTKE, from the coding sequence ATGAAGATACTTATGATTGATGACGACCGGAAACTCTGCCGCCTGGTTGCGGATTACCTGGAGCCTATGGGCTATGAGGTCGAGGCAGCCCATAACGGGGCCCAGGGCTTAGAGATGAGCAGGGCCGGGGAGTATCATGCCGCTATCCTGGATGTGATGATGCCGGAAATGGATGGGTTTGAGGTACTGAAGCAGCTCCGGCAAGAATCTGATATCCCGGTGCTGATGCTCAGCGCCCGGGGCGACGAGACCGACAGGATCGTGGGACTTGAGATGGGGGCGGATGATTATCTGCCCAAGACCTTTTCCTCCCGGGAATTGCTTGCCCGTCTGCGGGCTGTAACTCGCCGCTGTCAACGGGTTGAAGAGAGGGCTAAGTCATCTTCTCAGCTGACCAAAGACAAAGATGTACTCTGCTTTGCGGAGTTACGAATTGAGCAGGGCTCCAGAACCGTTCGGCTCAGCGAGGAGACGTTGACTCTGACCCCGGTGGAATACGATCTTCTGACCACCCTGGCCAACTCTGCTGGCCGGGTTCTGACCCGTGACCAGCTCCTTGATGCTGTTGCTGGCAGAAACTACGAGGTCTTTGACCGCTCTGTGGATGTCCATATTTCCTCATTACGAAAAAAACTTGGGGAGAACCCACGTACTCCTCGTTTTATACGCACGATTCGCTCAGCCGGATATATGTTCCAACTCCCGGATACAAAAGAATGA
- the galE gene encoding UDP-glucose 4-epimerase GalE, translating into MMQKKKVLVTGGAGYIGSHTCKLLARRGYLPITYDNLVYGHTWAVQWGPFIQGDIRDTAMLDKVFAEHQPEAVIHFAAFAYVGESVQEPEKYYGNNVSGTLALLEVMRRHGCKQFIFSSTCATYGNPQALPLTEDHPQQPINPYGRSKLMIEQILADYSTAYGLSFISLRYFNAAGADLDGEIGEDHVPETHLIPLTILAALGKRSALEVFGTDYETRDGTAIRDYIHVADLADAHVRALELLQREKECQVFNLGTGTGTSVQRIIQTVEELSGHQVPVKYGPRRPGDPPALIASADKATEILGWHPQYSDIQTIIRSALAWHAAQEAKRGS; encoded by the coding sequence ATGATGCAGAAGAAAAAAGTCCTCGTCACCGGCGGTGCCGGTTATATCGGCAGTCATACCTGTAAGCTCCTTGCCCGGCGAGGATACCTCCCCATTACCTACGATAATCTGGTCTACGGTCATACCTGGGCCGTGCAATGGGGTCCCTTTATTCAGGGAGATATTCGGGATACGGCGATGTTGGATAAGGTCTTTGCTGAGCATCAGCCAGAGGCCGTTATCCACTTTGCCGCCTTTGCCTATGTGGGCGAGTCTGTGCAGGAACCGGAAAAATATTACGGCAATAATGTTTCCGGAACCCTTGCCCTGCTTGAGGTGATGCGCCGACATGGCTGTAAGCAATTTATCTTTTCCAGCACCTGCGCAACCTATGGTAATCCCCAGGCCCTTCCCCTGACCGAGGACCATCCCCAGCAGCCTATCAATCCCTATGGCCGCAGCAAGTTGATGATTGAGCAGATCCTTGCCGATTACAGCACAGCCTATGGGCTCTCCTTTATTTCTCTGCGCTATTTTAATGCTGCTGGTGCGGATCTGGATGGCGAGATCGGCGAAGACCATGTGCCGGAAACCCATCTCATCCCCCTGACCATTCTAGCTGCCCTGGGAAAACGTTCTGCTCTCGAGGTCTTTGGCACAGATTACGAGACCCGGGACGGCACTGCGATCCGGGATTATATCCATGTTGCAGACCTGGCCGATGCCCATGTGCGGGCCCTGGAGTTGTTACAGCGGGAAAAGGAATGTCAGGTTTTCAATCTTGGTACCGGGACCGGCACCTCGGTGCAGCGTATTATCCAGACGGTTGAGGAGCTTTCAGGGCACCAGGTACCAGTCAAGTACGGTCCGCGCCGCCCAGGCGATCCCCCAGCCCTGATTGCCTCGGCAGATAAGGCTACAGAAATCTTGGGCTGGCATCCTCAGTATTCTGATATTCAAACAATTATTCGCTCTGCCCTGGCCTGGCATGCTGCGCAGGAAGCAAAAAGGGGCTCCTGA
- a CDS encoding putative molybdenum carrier protein, which produces MIKIISGGQTGADRGALDAARECGIPHGGWLPKGRATEDGPLGQEYCLQELDSYRYRDRTRKNVQESDGTLIVSYGPLTGGSALTEALAIRYDRPCLHLNMEYFSLDEAVQAVEQWLARNAIKTLNVAGPRASSDERIYATVRELILAINPGKR; this is translated from the coding sequence ATGATAAAGATAATTTCAGGCGGACAGACAGGAGCGGACCGGGGGGCCTTGGATGCGGCCAGAGAATGCGGCATCCCACACGGAGGCTGGCTCCCTAAGGGCCGGGCAACCGAAGACGGGCCTCTCGGACAAGAATACTGCCTCCAGGAACTGGACTCGTACCGCTATCGGGATCGCACCCGAAAAAATGTGCAGGAGAGCGACGGCACCCTGATTGTCTCCTATGGACCACTCACGGGCGGTTCCGCCTTGACCGAGGCCCTGGCCATCCGCTATGATCGTCCCTGCCTCCACCTCAATATGGAGTATTTCTCTCTGGACGAAGCTGTCCAGGCTGTTGAGCAATGGCTGGCGAGAAATGCCATCAAGACCCTCAATGTGGCTGGACCCCGGGCCAGCAGCGATGAGCGGATCTACGCCACCGTCCGGGAGCTTATTCTCGCCATCAATCCAGGAAAACGGTAA
- the amrS gene encoding AmmeMemoRadiSam system radical SAM enzyme, with product MKEARLYSRKEDRVVVCALCHHRCRIKPGRRGRCGVRENQEGVLYSLVYGRLVAENIDPVEKKPFYHFLPSSRSYSISTVGCNFFCQHCQNYQISQYPHMYAGAIVGNLRTPAQVVAAAEQGRCQSVSYTYVEPTIFYEFARDCMELAHAQGLANLFVSNGFMTAECSRELAPLLDGINIDIKSFSEEFYQTVCKASLQPVLDTVRLLRELGVWVEVTTLVIPGLNDAAEELAGIASFLKEVDPAIPWHVTGFYPTYKMLDRVPTSVASLRMARQIGLDAGLRFVYQGNVHSGEGESTLCPSCHTELLSRTGFLVQNNRLSDGRCPKCQEVIEGVWCVPQ from the coding sequence ATGAAAGAGGCCCGTCTGTATAGCCGAAAAGAGGATCGCGTCGTTGTCTGCGCCCTTTGCCATCATCGCTGCCGCATCAAGCCAGGCAGAAGAGGGCGTTGTGGGGTGCGGGAGAATCAGGAAGGCGTTCTCTATTCCCTTGTCTACGGCAGGCTGGTGGCTGAGAATATCGATCCGGTCGAGAAAAAACCTTTCTATCACTTTCTTCCCTCCTCTCGTTCCTATTCGATCTCCACGGTGGGTTGTAATTTCTTCTGCCAGCATTGCCAGAATTATCAGATTTCCCAGTACCCACACATGTACGCCGGGGCGATTGTTGGTAATCTGCGTACCCCAGCACAGGTCGTCGCGGCAGCGGAACAGGGCCGTTGCCAGAGTGTCAGTTATACCTATGTGGAACCGACAATTTTTTACGAGTTTGCCCGAGACTGCATGGAACTGGCCCATGCCCAGGGCCTTGCCAATCTCTTTGTCAGTAACGGCTTTATGACAGCAGAGTGCAGCCGGGAGCTGGCGCCTCTGCTTGATGGGATCAATATTGATATCAAGTCGTTTTCCGAAGAATTTTATCAAACGGTCTGCAAGGCCTCTCTCCAGCCGGTGCTGGATACTGTCCGCCTGCTGCGGGAACTGGGGGTCTGGGTGGAGGTGACCACCCTGGTCATTCCCGGTCTGAATGATGCCGCTGAAGAACTTGCAGGGATAGCCTCTTTTCTCAAGGAGGTGGATCCTGCCATCCCCTGGCATGTAACGGGCTTCTACCCGACCTATAAGATGCTTGATCGAGTTCCGACTTCGGTTGCCTCCCTCCGTATGGCCCGGCAGATTGGTCTGGATGCGGGCCTCCGCTTTGTCTATCAGGGCAATGTTCACTCTGGAGAAGGAGAAAGCACCTTGTGCCCCTCCTGTCACACGGAGTTGCTTTCCCGAACTGGTTTTCTGGTCCAGAATAATCGACTTTCAGATGGTAGGTGCCCAAAATGTCAGGAAGTCATCGAAGGTGTCTGGTGCGTTCCCCAATAA
- a CDS encoding helix-turn-helix transcriptional regulator — MLTSIPALLTPPETEQLLAERFKTLRLQAGYKRTTLAARAGVSPASLKRFETTGQVSLKNLLRLAHALGRLPEFADLLAPQEARSLAELKEMSRQDTPKRGRI; from the coding sequence ATGCTTACCTCCATCCCCGCACTCCTCACCCCGCCGGAAACGGAACAGCTGTTAGCGGAACGCTTCAAGACCCTGCGCCTTCAGGCAGGGTATAAACGGACCACCCTGGCTGCTCGGGCCGGAGTGTCTCCGGCATCTCTGAAGCGCTTTGAAACAACTGGGCAGGTTTCCCTTAAAAATCTTTTGCGTCTGGCCCATGCTCTGGGTCGTTTACCGGAATTTGCTGATCTTTTGGCTCCCCAGGAAGCTCGCTCTCTAGCTGAGCTCAAAGAGATGAGTCGCCAAGATACGCCGAAACGGGGGAGGATTTAG
- a CDS encoding HipA domain-containing protein: protein MHTFGNLIQANFRIPSCDYADLFKVTTLLTRNHGDLLRAFRLMLFNILTHNRDDHVKNFSLILDGRTGKWSLAPAYDLTFADGPGGEHSMTVAGEGRAPAYRQVVELAGRYGVAEKEVEVMFDEVAAAVERWPEFARVAGVREAMSAKISRRLAAVRLRA, encoded by the coding sequence ATCCACACCTTTGGCAATCTTATCCAGGCGAATTTTCGTATCCCGTCCTGTGATTATGCTGATCTTTTCAAGGTGACGACCCTGCTGACCCGCAACCATGGTGACCTGCTGCGGGCCTTCCGGCTGATGCTGTTCAATATCCTGACCCATAATCGTGACGACCATGTGAAGAATTTCAGTTTGATCCTGGATGGTCGCACAGGAAAATGGTCGCTGGCTCCGGCCTATGACCTCACCTTTGCCGACGGCCCCGGAGGCGAGCACAGCATGACTGTTGCCGGTGAAGGCCGGGCTCCTGCGTACAGGCAGGTTGTTGAGCTGGCAGGGCGGTATGGTGTTGCGGAGAAAGAGGTGGAAGTGATGTTTGATGAGGTTGCCGCTGCTGTGGAACGGTGGCCGGAGTTTGCTCGGGTTGCCGGGGTCAGAGAGGCGATGAGTGCGAAGATTTCTCGGCGGTTGGCGGCAGTGCGATTGCGGGCATAA